In Silene latifolia isolate original U9 population chromosome X, ASM4854445v1, whole genome shotgun sequence, the following proteins share a genomic window:
- the LOC141621520 gene encoding uncharacterized protein LOC141621520, giving the protein MTTSQSTVIIHSPVGDKAVALATWMASHQMALTKLQNMVFCVKMPLPGQKAVNISSLRSKKAKTTLQEEKHWLDVTIPNVELYKVNAYMGCSHCGKRSKIPPEQTYTCTSSSQANYTSAPKITFNCDISDGTETLPMTALHPTEKLFKMSAADVFHMKHSGDDQAFLAVKVMLFLTPFKVQVSLATSLSASNILQWAVKQVIMDDTSDNASGSVSATQENTPGSHIEGSSLGSHVQSNKSCAPSPNIINTTPMNSVSAATSKAQTDATNSVSESAPYAQPEAAKSAVNNPLETTNAILMQQQPLKKDLRGKKVFAASAALPSK; this is encoded by the exons ATGACAACATCTCAGTCAACTGTCATCATCCACTCGCCTGTTGGAGACAAGGCTGTAGCACTAGCAACCTG GATGGCTAGCCATCAAATGGCTCTTACAAAACTGCAAAACATGGTCTTTTGTGTCAAGATGCCTCTGCCAGGCCAGAAAGCGGTCAACATTTCCTCACTCCGATCTAAGAAG GCAAAAACGACCTTACAAGAAGAAAAGCACTGGTTAGACGTAACCATTCCAAACGTTGAACTCTATAAAGTCAATGCATACATGGGTTGTTCACATTGTGGAAAGCGTTCCAAAATTCCACCAGAGCAAACATACACATGCACCTCAAGCTCTCAAGCCAACTATACCTCTGCACCAAA GATCACATTCAACTGCGACATATCAGACGGGACTGAAACATTACCAATGACTGCATTACATCCCACTGAGAAGTTATTCAAGATGTCAGCAGCCGATGTATTCCACATGAAGCACTCC GGGGATGATCAAGCTTTTTTAGCTGTGAAAGTGATGCTCTTTCTTACGCCTTTCAAAGTTCAGGTTTCCCTTGCAACGTCACTCTCAGCAAGCAACATTCTCCAGTGGGCAGTGAAACAAGTGATTATGGATGATACAAGTGACAATGCTTCAGGTAGTGTATCAGCTACACAAGAAAATACTCCAGGGTCACATATTGAAGGTAGCTCCCTAGGAAGCCACGTGCAGTCAAACAAGTCATGTGCACCCTCTCCAAACATCATAAACACTACTCCTATGAACAGTGTATCAGCAGCCACATCCAAGGCTCAAACTGATGCAACAAACAGTGTATCAGAATCAGCTCCTTATGCTCAACCAGAAGCAGCAAAATCTGCAGTGAATAATCCACTAGAGACCACTAATGCGATCTTAATGCAGCAGCAGCCTCTCAAAAAGGACCTTAGGGGAAAAAAGGTGTTTGCAGCATCTGCAGCTCTTCCATCAAAGTAG